In one Xyrauchen texanus isolate HMW12.3.18 chromosome 18, RBS_HiC_50CHRs, whole genome shotgun sequence genomic region, the following are encoded:
- the tyw5 gene encoding tRNA wybutosine-synthesizing protein 5, with the protein MDSQKKLEVPVYTDVDRETFLRDIYPLRSPAVLKRVPLGPCMRAWTVSYLALKGGQREVKVHVSPEPRMDFLHKNFVYRTLPFDKFVQRAAEAKHTDFFISEDESYYLRSLGEDARKEPAILWKQFPELAEDFQIPEFFEPEQFFSSVFRISSPGLQLWTHYDVMDNLLAQVTGRKRVVLYSPKDALYLYLTGDKSEVLDIDTPDLQCYPEFVKACRYECVLEPGDMLFIPALWFHNTLALEFGVGVNVFWRHLTPESYDKKDPYGNKDPVAATRALQALERTLGILEELPSDYRDFYARRMVLRIQNRAYLRQPTEAEYETLTKHSCLTHSE; encoded by the exons ATGGACAGTCAGAAGAAGTTGGAGGTGCCAGTCTACACCGATGTGGACCGAGAGACTTTCTTGAGGGATATATATCCACTG CGCAGTCCCGCAGTGCTGAAGCGCGTGCCGCTGGGACCATGTATGCGCGCGTGGACGGTAAGTTACCTCGCGCTGAAGGGGGGACAGCGCGAAGTTAAAGTGCACGTGTCCCCTGAGCCTAGGATGGACTTTCTTCATAAGAACTTTGTGTACAG GACACTGCCATTTGATAAGTTTGTTCAGAGAGCTGCAGAGGCAAAGCACACAGATTTCTTCATAAGTGAG GATGAAAGTTACTACTTGCGCTCACTTGGGGAAGATGCACGTAAG GAACCTGCTATTTTGTGGAAGCAGTTCCCAGAGTTGGCAGAGGACTTTCAGATCCCAGAGTTCTTTGAACCTGAGCAATTTTTCTCCAGTGTCTTTCGTATCAGTTCCCCTGGTCTGCAGCTGTGGACACACTATGAT GTAATGGACAACCTGCTAGCTCAGGTGACCGGAAGAAAGCGTGTTGTTCTTTACAGCCCCAAAGACGCACTTTATCTCTACCTCACAG GGGATAAGTCTGAAGTTTTGGATATTGACACTCCTGATCTGCAGTGTTACCCTGAGTTTGTGAAAGCGTGTCGCTATGAATGTGTTTTAGAACCAGGAGACATGCTCTTCATTCCAG CTCTTTGGTTTCACAATACCCTGGCTCTGGAGTTTGGTGTTGGTGTCAATGTGTTCTGGAGGCATCTAACACCTGAGAGTTATGATAAGAAAGATCCATATGGAAACAAAGACCCAGTAGCAGCCACCCGAGCCCTGCAGGCACTGGAGCGAACTCTAGGAATCTTGGAAGAACTGCCAAGTGATTATCGTGATTTCTATGCTCGTCGCATGGTGCTGCGGATTCAAAACCGGGCGTACCTTAGGCAACCTACAGAGGCAGAATATGAAACATTGACAAAGCATAGTTGTCTCACTCATTCAGAATGA
- the LOC127658738 gene encoding m-AAA protease-interacting protein 1, mitochondrial-like, protein MALPLLRCYSCNRHFSILIRCFTSKPLLLNQSRRLAPVASVVCDVRSYSSERGKHKKNQKVVVVGIPNPFIWFRTRIYFFLIRSYFDKEFNIEEFTEGAKQAFSHVSGLLSQCQFEALGGLVAKDLIGKLEDKCAHLPLSHQRALSAESDAIMFTTTGDVGIYYDDSGRKFVSILMRFWYMTSARLPDDTVEGARIFQVAFGGNGDRPETKRLLTANYEFQREFTQGVTPDWIITRIEHSKLLN, encoded by the exons ATGGCGCTGCCCTTACTGAGGTGCTATAGCTGTAACAGGCACTTCTCGATTCTGATCCGGTGCTTCACATCAAAGCCACTTTTACTGAATCAGTCCAGACGACTCGCTCCCGTGGCgtctgttgtgtgtgatgtgAGGTCGTACAGCTCTGAGCGCGGCAAACACAAAAAGAATCAAAAGGTTGTGGTCGTTGGTATCCCGAACCCCTTCATCTGGTTCCGAACCCGCATCTACTTCTTTCTCATCCGATCTTATTTCGACAAAGAGTTTAACATCGAGGAGTTCACGGAAGGAGCCAAACAG GCTTTTTCACATGTGTCAGGATTGCTGTCTCAGTGTCAGTTTGAGGCTCTGGGGGGTTTAGTCGCTAAAGAT CTAATAGGGAAACTTGAGGACAAATGCGCTCATTTGCCTTTGAGCCACCAGAGGGCGCTGTCTGCCGAGTCTGATGCGATCATGTTCACAACTACAGGAGACGTTGGCATTTACTATGATGATAGCG GGAGGAaatttgttagtattttgatGCGCTTCTGGTACATGACAAGTGCGAGACTTCCTGATGACACTGTCGAGGGAGCACGAATATTCCAGGTTGCTTTCGGTGGAAATGGAGATAGACCAGAGACCAAGAGACTTCTCACAGCCAATTATGA ATTCCAAAGGGAATTTACACAAGGCGTGACTCCAGATTGGATCATCACAAGAATAGAGCACTCAAAGCTTCTTAATTAA